A segment of the Candidatus Cloacimonadota bacterium genome:
ATCACCATCCCATTTATCGACTTCGTTAAATCGGATAGTGATTGTCTTAGAATCAGGTTTTGAGTAGTAAAGATCAATTGAACTAGTCCATTTTATATAGAATTCGTCTCTAAGAGAAGAATATCTGACAATCAGAACAGGGACATCAAGTGAATAGAAATATCTTATCGTTTTAATATCCATTTTAACTGAATGGATGACCCTACTTTGTTTTGAATCGGTTGCTTTGAGTTGAACATAGAAGATGAGGCCATTTGCTTTATCGTTTTCATCAAACAACTCAACTTCGCCATCAATCCCGTAATCATGAGTTTTATCTCTGTATGCCCATCTTTCTGGTAGTAGTAATCTTAGTTTATTCTTTGATTCATCTTCAAGTCTATGTGATCTAGGTCTCTTAGGCATATTACTCCTTTGTCATTTCATACATTGTATTATTTACTTGCAGTTTTTCAAGTCATCTCTCATAGCCTTTAGCAAGCCTTCAAATGCCAAATGCCTAACACCTGAACCAGGAGCAGTATCAACAATTTTCTGTGCAAAATCTGCTGACTCCTTTGACCCAAATA
Coding sequences within it:
- a CDS encoding DUF4365 domain-containing protein; this translates as MPKRPRSHRLEDESKNKLRLLLPERWAYRDKTHDYGIDGEVELFDENDKANGLIFYVQLKATDSKQSRVIHSVKMDIKTIRYFYSLDVPVLIVRYSSLRDEFYIKWTSSIDLYYSKPDSKTITIRFNEVDKWDGD